Proteins from a genomic interval of Dasania marina DSM 21967:
- a CDS encoding EAL domain-containing protein gives MTITTPSALENLFDPRYLAAAIKTCRQNKSLTEVELASLANIPVDLVYGLEAGQAMAIDAANVLRLLELMFPEQFYKHNIDEYSQRITRINQQQLTINHLVDQSVIYDSDFTVAARVIVTNVAKTLATEYVGIWLFAEHEALSCFTVYASAANETQLARYRKKILPDYFACSRSMRTRVTDFTRPSPDIDAFAKQQIVDWGVTVALSTTIYLNDEPLGLLFTEHVGDKRLWHSDEVAFHGEVASLVTLAYMNAESKSDRDLLLEKQRLYHGAIFELSRVDAIITGDIAVAVPIILEKVTQVLNVEVAGIWLMSDGQDVLLGLDEYESGTKQHQRPNNYPRKDYPRFFQAIEQERVVVVNDVCNDPRVNEDLALFISEGISSLLCVAVRAQGKIVAVLSIEHIGTAKSWLPDEIAFSGEVSEQVAQLVINYKNVQKKKNTDRRYRVEKNCQQAHKNLLESSQFEQDDHKKSIEEICRLLSEVLEVEYVGVHLLDADKRSFNGVALYQMSKKDFTYSGDYTWAEGCQYYQLLANQKYFVCNDSQADERLAEFDYLHTKFDICALIDVAICSGTEMLGMLSVENVNDKRQWLDEEVALCLSAAEKINAILDRNVKHKAEQAYQQQLQREKIQNQAVLSLLKGKASIDNDRHKTIEDVCRLTAEVLRVEYAGVYLFDDKKEFLFAESLYQLSAQSFWQDNDSYSISSANSYYKELEAYRTLTASDCRNDGRLKGFTYLAEDGIKSVADTVIRVNGVSVGVLNIEHTELREWHKDEVAYMGTVADHVAQVMLADKMRQESDAYASVAKRREELEHMINHGQFVLIDWVGESWKVRFVSESVSQFGYSASDFYSGKVSFFDRIHADDANDIDRRLKEFEVDKNVDKLSFEYRLLTVDGEVRWIEELAQVVRNNENGIDRYYSVIHDVTSRKVIERSLLESKEKMQRMAFYDALTGLENRALFKQQLEHAIKASHRQKKPVALLYLDIDNFKMVNDTLGHDAGDTLLKIVADRLLACVREDDTVARIGGDEFTVLLTEVKGRAGTKRAAEKIIEMFTKPIKLNDKELIISPSIGITLCPEDGVDSTLLMKNSDLAMYRAKSLGRNNFQFYTDDMNSEVTKRVQLEAELRQALSSKQFELYFQPIIDLSSLRCVGVEALVRWHHPERGLVPPDEFIPVAEDTGLIIPLGEQIFTMACEQAVVLKQAGLSTIKIAVNLSARQFHDPNLITMVKQYIDDFGLEARQLGLEVTESLLMDKVENAIVTLKELKALGFSLSIDDFGTGYSSLSYLKRLPIDTVKVDRSFVRDIPQDRNDMEITAAVIAMAHKLNLNVIAEGVEELEQQRFLIENDCNFAQGYYYSRPVPGSELVAVVEKILGEGGAFS, from the coding sequence ATGACTATAACAACACCCTCCGCGCTGGAAAATTTATTCGACCCCCGTTATTTGGCGGCTGCGATTAAAACCTGTCGCCAGAATAAAAGTCTAACCGAGGTTGAGCTGGCCAGCTTAGCCAATATTCCTGTGGATTTGGTTTATGGCCTAGAGGCTGGCCAAGCCATGGCAATAGATGCGGCCAATGTTTTGCGCTTGCTGGAGTTGATGTTTCCCGAGCAATTTTATAAGCACAATATAGACGAATACAGCCAGCGTATTACCCGCATAAACCAACAGCAATTAACTATTAATCACTTGGTCGATCAAAGTGTTATATATGATAGTGATTTCACTGTGGCTGCACGAGTTATTGTTACCAACGTGGCCAAAACCTTGGCGACTGAGTATGTGGGTATATGGTTGTTTGCTGAACACGAAGCTTTAAGTTGCTTTACTGTATACGCTAGCGCAGCGAATGAGACTCAATTAGCGCGTTACAGGAAAAAAATTCTACCTGATTATTTCGCCTGTAGCCGTAGTATGCGTACGCGCGTAACCGACTTTACTCGTCCCAGCCCCGATATTGACGCCTTTGCCAAGCAACAAATAGTTGATTGGGGCGTGACCGTCGCACTGAGCACCACTATTTATCTTAACGACGAGCCTCTGGGATTACTTTTTACTGAGCATGTAGGTGATAAACGGTTATGGCATAGCGATGAAGTAGCCTTTCACGGCGAGGTCGCCAGCCTTGTTACCTTGGCCTATATGAATGCTGAAAGTAAAAGTGACCGTGATTTGCTGTTAGAAAAACAGCGTCTATATCACGGCGCTATTTTTGAATTGTCTAGAGTGGATGCCATTATTACAGGGGATATAGCGGTAGCGGTGCCGATAATATTAGAAAAAGTGACCCAAGTGCTAAACGTTGAAGTCGCGGGCATTTGGCTGATGAGTGATGGCCAGGATGTTTTGCTGGGCTTAGATGAATATGAGAGTGGCACTAAACAGCATCAGCGCCCTAATAATTACCCGCGCAAAGATTATCCTCGTTTTTTTCAGGCTATAGAGCAAGAGCGGGTGGTTGTGGTAAATGATGTCTGTAATGATCCCCGTGTAAATGAAGATTTAGCATTATTTATCAGTGAAGGCATCTCTTCCTTATTGTGTGTGGCTGTGCGGGCGCAGGGAAAGATTGTGGCGGTGCTGTCTATAGAGCATATAGGAACCGCTAAATCATGGTTGCCAGACGAAATAGCCTTTTCTGGTGAGGTGTCTGAGCAGGTCGCACAGTTGGTTATTAATTATAAAAATGTGCAGAAAAAGAAAAACACAGATCGTCGTTACCGAGTAGAAAAAAATTGTCAGCAAGCGCATAAGAATTTATTGGAAAGTAGTCAGTTCGAGCAAGACGATCACAAAAAAAGTATAGAAGAAATTTGCCGATTGCTTTCGGAAGTGCTGGAGGTTGAGTATGTAGGGGTGCATTTATTGGATGCCGATAAGCGTAGTTTTAACGGTGTCGCCCTCTATCAGATGTCAAAGAAAGATTTTACTTATTCGGGTGATTATACCTGGGCGGAGGGTTGCCAATATTACCAGTTATTAGCCAATCAAAAATATTTTGTTTGCAATGATAGTCAAGCGGATGAGCGATTAGCTGAATTTGATTATTTACATACAAAGTTTGATATATGTGCACTTATTGATGTGGCTATTTGTAGCGGCACTGAGATGCTAGGCATGTTAAGCGTAGAAAATGTAAATGATAAGAGGCAGTGGCTGGATGAAGAGGTTGCACTTTGTTTGAGCGCGGCTGAAAAGATAAATGCTATTTTAGATAGAAATGTAAAACATAAGGCGGAACAGGCCTATCAGCAGCAGTTGCAGCGCGAAAAAATACAAAATCAAGCTGTATTAAGTCTGCTAAAAGGCAAAGCTTCTATAGATAACGATAGGCATAAAACCATAGAGGATGTGTGCAGATTAACGGCAGAAGTATTAAGGGTCGAATATGCAGGGGTGTATTTATTTGATGACAAAAAAGAATTCTTATTTGCGGAGTCCTTGTATCAATTATCAGCACAATCTTTTTGGCAGGATAACGATAGTTACAGTATTAGTTCGGCTAATAGTTATTATAAAGAATTAGAGGCGTATCGAACGCTTACTGCTAGCGATTGTAGAAATGATGGCAGGCTTAAGGGTTTCACTTACTTAGCAGAGGACGGGATAAAATCGGTAGCCGATACCGTAATTAGAGTGAATGGTGTATCGGTGGGAGTGTTGAATATTGAACACACCGAGCTGCGGGAATGGCATAAAGATGAAGTAGCCTACATGGGTACTGTAGCGGATCATGTGGCGCAGGTTATGCTGGCGGATAAGATGCGGCAAGAGAGTGATGCCTACGCCAGCGTTGCTAAGCGTCGTGAAGAGCTTGAACATATGATTAACCATGGCCAGTTTGTGTTAATTGACTGGGTGGGTGAAAGCTGGAAGGTAAGGTTTGTATCAGAGAGTGTCAGCCAGTTTGGTTACTCAGCCAGTGATTTTTATAGTGGCAAAGTGAGTTTTTTTGACCGTATACATGCTGATGATGCTAATGATATAGATCGCAGACTAAAAGAATTTGAAGTCGATAAAAATGTCGATAAATTAAGCTTTGAATATCGCTTGTTGACAGTGGATGGAGAGGTACGCTGGATAGAGGAGTTGGCGCAAGTTGTACGCAACAATGAAAATGGGATAGATAGATATTATTCGGTAATACACGATGTTACCTCACGTAAAGTAATAGAGCGTTCGCTGCTGGAGTCTAAAGAGAAGATGCAGCGTATGGCATTTTATGATGCTTTAACTGGCTTAGAGAATAGAGCGTTATTTAAGCAGCAGTTAGAGCATGCGATAAAAGCCTCACACCGGCAAAAAAAACCGGTTGCATTGTTATATCTAGATATTGATAACTTCAAAATGGTTAATGATACTTTGGGACATGATGCTGGCGACACACTATTAAAAATAGTAGCTGATAGATTACTGGCCTGTGTGCGTGAAGATGATACGGTGGCGCGTATAGGGGGCGATGAATTTACCGTGCTATTAACCGAGGTAAAGGGCAGGGCGGGTACCAAGCGCGCAGCAGAAAAAATAATAGAAATGTTTACCAAGCCCATTAAGCTTAACGATAAAGAGTTAATTATCAGTCCTAGTATAGGTATTACCTTGTGCCCTGAAGATGGGGTGGACAGTACTCTGTTAATGAAAAATTCTGATTTGGCCATGTACAGAGCTAAATCCTTAGGGCGCAATAATTTTCAATTCTATACTGATGATATGAACTCGGAAGTTACCAAACGTGTGCAGTTAGAGGCCGAGTTGCGACAGGCGCTTAGCAGTAAACAGTTTGAATTGTACTTTCAGCCTATTATCGATTTAAGTAGCTTACGCTGTGTCGGTGTTGAGGCTTTAGTGCGCTGGCACCACCCCGAGCGTGGGTTGGTACCGCCGGATGAGTTTATCCCCGTGGCTGAAGATACCGGTTTGATTATCCCTCTAGGTGAGCAGATTTTCACTATGGCGTGTGAGCAGGCTGTAGTGTTAAAACAGGCGGGGTTAAGCACCATTAAAATTGCCGTCAATCTCTCGGCTAGGCAGTTTCACGACCCAAATCTCATTACCATGGTTAAGCAATATATAGATGACTTCGGTTTAGAGGCTAGGCAATTGGGTTTAGAGGTGACTGAAAGCCTGTTAATGGATAAGGTAGAAAACGCCATAGTGACGTTGAAAGAGCTAAAGGCTTTGGGTTTTTCCTTATCCATAGATGACTTTGGTACTGGTTATTCATCGCTAAGTTATTTAAAGCGCTTGCCTATAGACACGGTGAAGGTGGATCGCTCATTTGTGCGCGATATCCCGCAAGATAGAAACGACATGGAGATTACCGCTGCGGTAATAGCCATGGCGCACAAACTAAACCTCAATGTTATAGCCGAAGGGGTGGAAGAGTTAGAGCAGCAACGCTTTTTAATTGAAAATGATTGTAATTTCGCTCAAGGTTATTACTACAGCAGGCCTGTGCCGGGTTCTGAGCTGGTGGCCGTTGTTGAGAAAATATTAGGGGAGGGTGGGGCGTTTTCGTAA
- a CDS encoding aromatic amino acid transaminase, whose amino-acid sequence MFETLSLLPDDPILSLVTAFQQDNNRHKIDLGAGVYKDETGTAPILNSVKDAENRYLSVQKTKNYTGIAGDPDFNRCMENLLFGNQHPAQQAQRLSTLQTPGSSGGLYLAAQLIARSNPKTTVWMSNPTWDNHYAIFAAAGLRTAAYPYYRIGQQAVDFAEMLETLNSQAQAGDVVLLHGCCHNPSGSDLSAQQWRELTTLVLAKGLVPVIDQAYQGFGQGLQEDAYGIRYMAEHLPELIISASCSKNFTLYRERTGCISVLSSNSSQKLQIVSQLQAIARSCYSIPPANGAAIVKTILMDSSSTQAWQDEVETMRLRLLAMRTQLAAQLQQKQQRVDFSYLLKQQGMFSFLPLSTPQITALREQHGIYMLVSGRISFTGLTTANIGYTADAIAAAVMQ is encoded by the coding sequence ATGTTTGAAACTCTCTCTCTTTTACCTGACGACCCTATATTAAGCTTAGTCACCGCTTTTCAGCAGGATAATAACCGTCACAAAATCGACCTAGGAGCGGGTGTCTACAAGGATGAAACCGGCACAGCGCCTATACTAAACAGCGTAAAAGACGCCGAGAACCGTTATTTAAGCGTGCAAAAAACCAAGAACTACACCGGTATAGCCGGTGATCCCGATTTTAATCGCTGCATGGAAAATCTGTTATTCGGCAATCAACACCCCGCCCAGCAAGCGCAGCGCCTCAGCACCCTGCAAACGCCTGGCAGTAGCGGCGGCTTATATTTGGCCGCGCAACTGATAGCCCGCAGCAACCCTAAAACTACGGTATGGATGAGCAACCCCACCTGGGATAATCACTATGCTATTTTTGCAGCCGCCGGTTTACGCACCGCAGCCTACCCATACTATCGTATAGGGCAGCAAGCAGTGGACTTTGCAGAAATGCTAGAAACACTAAACAGCCAAGCCCAGGCGGGCGATGTGGTGTTATTACACGGCTGCTGCCATAACCCTTCGGGTTCCGACTTATCGGCGCAGCAATGGCGCGAGCTAACCACACTAGTACTAGCAAAAGGCTTAGTACCGGTAATCGATCAAGCCTACCAAGGCTTTGGTCAGGGCCTACAAGAAGACGCCTACGGCATACGCTATATGGCGGAACACTTGCCCGAATTAATTATCAGCGCCTCCTGCTCGAAAAACTTTACCCTTTACCGTGAGCGCACTGGCTGTATTAGCGTTCTCAGTAGCAATAGCAGCCAAAAGCTACAGATCGTCAGCCAACTGCAAGCCATAGCCAGATCCTGCTACTCCATCCCCCCCGCCAACGGCGCGGCCATCGTCAAAACCATTTTGATGGATAGCAGCTCAACACAGGCTTGGCAGGATGAAGTAGAGACGATGCGCTTACGCCTATTAGCCATGCGTACCCAGTTAGCGGCACAACTGCAGCAAAAACAACAGCGGGTAGACTTTAGCTATTTGCTAAAACAACAGGGCATGTTTTCATTTTTGCCCTTGAGCACACCACAAATTACCGCGCTGCGCGAACAGCACGGTATCTATATGTTGGTATCGGGTAGAATCAGTTTTACAGGCCTAACAACGGCCAATATAGGCTACACCGCCGACGCTATTGCGGCGGCAGTGATGCAATAA
- the orn gene encoding oligoribonuclease has product MSNNLNLIWIDLEMTGLEPETDRIIEIATIVTDSDLNILAEGPVMAIHQPDDVLAAMDEWNTSHHGASGLVERVRKSTISAAEAEQQTIEFLKPYVESGVSPMCGNSVGQDRRFMVREMKALEAYFHYRNLDVSTPKELMRRWRPDLEAGFTKKGAHLALDDIRESIAELQYYREHFFKL; this is encoded by the coding sequence ATGTCTAACAACCTCAATTTAATTTGGATAGACCTAGAAATGACGGGCCTAGAGCCCGAAACTGATCGTATTATTGAGATCGCCACCATCGTCACCGACAGTGATTTAAACATCCTCGCCGAAGGTCCGGTGATGGCCATACACCAGCCCGATGATGTGTTGGCGGCAATGGATGAGTGGAATACCAGCCATCACGGCGCTTCTGGCTTAGTTGAGCGGGTGCGCAAAAGCACCATTAGCGCTGCCGAAGCCGAGCAACAAACCATAGAGTTCTTAAAGCCCTATGTAGAGTCAGGGGTGTCGCCTATGTGTGGTAATAGCGTGGGCCAAGATAGGCGCTTTATGGTGCGTGAAATGAAAGCGCTGGAGGCCTACTTTCACTATCGCAATTTAGATGTCAGCACCCCTAAAGAACTGATGCGGCGCTGGCGCCCAGATTTGGAGGCGGGTTTCACTAAAAAAGGTGCTCACCTAGCCTTGGACGATATACGTGAGTCTATCGCCGAGTTGCAATACTATCGTGAACATTTCTTTAAGCTTTAA